A DNA window from Hevea brasiliensis isolate MT/VB/25A 57/8 chromosome 2, ASM3005281v1, whole genome shotgun sequence contains the following coding sequences:
- the LOC110643710 gene encoding protein IQ-DOMAIN 29, producing MGKSPGKWIKSLILGRKSSKSKLSRGNDASKSADKGEVLVSSEAPMSDKTVDHSIISQLAPAVGARSGEDSEHGATAKLQNEGFTFPFAQRDENAEENMKLGSEGDPERIRHETAATKAQAAFRGYLARRAFRTLKGIIRLQALIRGRLVRRQAIATLRCVHAIVKLQALVRGHKVRCSTVGIEVRNACNMGKVQGAICSDSSGISASTPVEKLIKNVFVQKLLALSSGAIPLSLHYSPEEPNSSWEWLERWTGSHLRESHLKPKNNVEHDTVEKIETEEGKQKRSVRKVSRANAENSSGRSNKVSERPKRNLRKLPSHPIDSVQEHPQNEFEKVNRNLRKASDSAKDARERFHIDSGKPKRNVKKSSIAAAPEVSEGTNDMAVVVMKGSDDDASPKHTVVSALQEHHDLDSQHAGNNSKVHDIQETIKQLNPKDYNTGNENQKISERRASFPPNINNQENGIHNTPKVPSYMAPTESARAKLRGQGSPRFAQDAIENIGTTRRHSLPSSANGKFPSMSPRAQKLVHAAGKGVTGSDVSLSSSRDDTVSDKVIKAEWRR from the exons ATGGGAAAATCTCCAGGGAAATGGATCAAGTCCCTTATTCTTGGGAGGAAATCATCAAAGTCTAAGTTGTCCAGAGGAAATGATGCTTCG AAATCTGCCGATAAAGGAGAGGTTTTGGTTTCTTCTGAAGCACCTATGTCTGATAAAACTGTGGATCATTCAATAATTTCACAACTGGCTCCTGCTGTTGGTGCTAGAAGTGGAGAGGATTCAGAACATGGAGCAACTGCTAAGTTGCAAAATGAAGGGTTTACTTTTCCTTTTGCACAAAGAGATGAGAATGCAGAAGAAAACATGAAATTGGGTTCTGAAGGAGATCCTGAGAGAATCAGGCATGAAACAGCTGCTACGAAGGCACAGGCAGCTTTTAGAGGGTATCTG GCTCGCCGTGCATTTCGAACACTTAAGGGCATTATAAGGCTGCAAGCTCTTATCCGTGGCCGCTTGGTTAGAAGACAAGCAATTGCTACCTTACGTTGTGTGCATGCAATTGTTAAACTTCAGGCATTGGTTCGCGGTCACAAGGTTAGATGTTCTACAGTTGGGATTGAAGTGCGGAATGCATGCAACATGGGAAAAGTTCAG GGTGCTATATGTTCAGATTCTTCTGGAATATCTGCATCAACTCCAGTGGAGAAGCTGATAAAGAATGTATTTGTTCAGAAG ctTTTGGCTTTATCATCTGGCGCAATACCTCTTAGCCTCCACTATAGTCCTGAGGAGCCTAACTCGTCCTGGGAGTGGCTGGAGCGCTGGACAGGGTCACACTTACGGGAATCCCATTTAAAACCAAAGAATAATGTTGAGCATGATACAGTTGAAAAAATAGAAACTGAAGAAGGCAAGCAAAAACGAAGTGTTCGGAAAGTATCCCGAGCTAATGCTGAGAACAGCTCAGGTCGATCAAATAAAGTGTCTGAAAGACCAAAACGCAATCtgagaaaacttccaagtcaccCAATAGATTCAGTTCAGGAACATCCACAAAATGAATTTGAGAAGGTAAATCGCAATTTAAGAAAAGCTTCTGATTCTGCAAAAGATGCTCGTGAAAGATTCCATATTGATAGTGGGAAACCAAAGCGCAATGTGAAAAAGTCATCCATTGCTGCTGCCCCTGAAGTTTCAGAGGGCACTAATGATATGGCAGTGGTTGTGATGAAAGGATCTGATGATGATGCAAGTCCAAAACATACTGTTGTTAGTGCATTACAAGAGCATCATGATTTAGACTCGCAACATGCGGGGAACAATAGTAAAGTTCATGATATTCAAGAGACAATTAAGCAATTAAACCCTAAGGACTATAACACTGGAAATGAGAACCAGAAAATCAGTGAGAGAAGAGCTTCGTTTCCTCCAAATATCAACAATCAGGAGAATGGCATTCATAATACGCCAAAAGTGCCCAGCTATATGGCACCAACTGAATCTGCAAGAGCAAAGCTGAGAGGACAAGGATCACCTAGATTTGCTCAAGATGCAATTGAGAATATTGGTACAACCAGAAGGCATTCTCTGCCATCTTCCGCTAATGGCAAGTTTCCTTCAATGTCACCACGAGCACAGAAACTGGTCCATGCAGCTGGCAAAGGAGTGACCGGAAGTGATGTATCGCTATCTTCTTCCAGAGATGACACTG TTTCAGATAAGGTGATTAAAGCTGAGTGGAGGAGGTGA